A region of Pseudomonas putida DNA encodes the following proteins:
- a CDS encoding patatin-like phospholipase family protein: protein MSKRVALVLGSGGARGYAHIGVIEEIERRGYDIACIAGCSMGAVIGGIYAAGKLEEYRNWIESLDYLDVLRLVDVSFRLGAIRGDKVFGQIRKIVGEINIEQLRIPYTAVATDLTNQQEIWFQEGCLHQAMRASAAIPSLFTPVMQGNRMLVDGGILNPLPIVPVVSSHCDLIIAVNLNATNQKQYHLPVIERPAAFKMRFDALLSSLGSRLPFRRKPAEELIRIEQEIVAEGLAPPSPWLAGTADPEGQQPAAAPEREGAPKSATGSFIIDNVGPASLLDLINQSFEVMQTSLAQYKIAGYPPDVLINVPKRVCRFFEFYKAPELIALGREIARDTLDNYEGAKR, encoded by the coding sequence ATGAGCAAACGCGTGGCGCTGGTACTGGGATCGGGTGGTGCAAGAGGGTATGCGCACATCGGTGTGATCGAAGAAATAGAGCGGCGCGGTTACGACATCGCCTGCATCGCCGGCTGCTCCATGGGGGCGGTGATTGGCGGCATCTACGCTGCTGGCAAGCTTGAGGAGTATCGCAACTGGATCGAAAGCCTCGACTACCTGGATGTGCTGCGCCTGGTGGACGTCAGCTTTCGCCTCGGTGCAATCCGTGGTGACAAGGTATTCGGCCAGATCCGCAAGATCGTCGGCGAAATCAATATCGAGCAGTTGCGTATCCCTTACACCGCAGTGGCCACCGACCTTACCAACCAGCAGGAAATCTGGTTTCAGGAGGGCTGCCTGCACCAGGCCATGCGGGCTTCGGCGGCAATCCCCAGCCTGTTCACGCCGGTGATGCAGGGCAACCGCATGCTGGTCGATGGCGGCATTCTCAACCCGCTGCCGATTGTGCCGGTGGTGTCCAGCCACTGCGACCTGATCATCGCCGTCAACCTCAACGCCACCAACCAGAAGCAGTACCACTTGCCCGTGATCGAACGCCCGGCAGCCTTCAAGATGCGCTTCGATGCGCTGCTCAGCTCCCTGGGTTCACGCCTGCCCTTCCGGCGCAAGCCTGCAGAAGAACTGATACGTATCGAACAGGAGATCGTTGCCGAAGGGCTGGCGCCGCCCAGCCCTTGGCTGGCGGGCACCGCAGACCCGGAAGGCCAGCAGCCGGCGGCGGCGCCCGAACGCGAAGGTGCGCCCAAGTCAGCCACCGGCTCATTCATCATCGACAACGTCGGGCCTGCCTCACTGCTGGACCTGATCAACCAGAGCTTCGAGGTCATGCAGACCTCGTTGGCGCAGTACAAGATCGCAGGGTATCCACCCGACGTGCTGATCAACGTGCCCAAGCGGGTTTGCCGGTTTTTCGAGTTCTACAAGGCACCAGAACTGATTGCCCTGGGGCGGGAGATTGCGCGGGATACGCTGGACAACTATGAAGGGGCGAAGCGTTAG
- a CDS encoding CHAD domain-containing protein, whose translation MSAMLDHVVSQILALQVRLLACRERLAADTDSEALHDLRIAVRRLRSLLRPLQGLPGVEQLEDAAKALGTLTTPLRDREVLAAELLGRGMTEAGLQRLAGRGKAFASVAGSAQLTRLLVIVDAFPLFLRAADREGLVDALDKRIDKRLDKQWRKLRKALADPAHDRHRLRLLIKRARYGDEAYPQLEHAGKKLQGLLKKAQGDLGTWHDRLQWLLQAREHAELAACTLDWEQQLHEAEGKSDVTLDALQAALKQR comes from the coding sequence ATGTCTGCCATGCTCGATCATGTGGTGTCACAGATTCTGGCCTTGCAGGTGCGCCTGCTGGCCTGCCGCGAGCGCCTTGCCGCCGACACCGACAGCGAGGCACTGCACGACCTGCGCATCGCTGTACGGCGCTTGCGCAGCCTGCTGCGGCCGCTGCAAGGGTTACCGGGTGTCGAGCAACTGGAGGACGCCGCCAAGGCCCTGGGCACGTTGACAACGCCGTTACGTGACCGTGAAGTGCTGGCGGCCGAGTTGCTCGGGCGGGGCATGACCGAGGCGGGGCTGCAACGGCTGGCGGGGCGTGGCAAGGCCTTTGCCAGTGTGGCAGGCAGCGCGCAACTGACCCGTCTGCTGGTGATCGTGGATGCGTTCCCGTTGTTCCTGCGCGCCGCTGATCGCGAGGGCCTGGTCGATGCGCTGGACAAGCGCATCGACAAGCGCCTGGACAAGCAATGGCGCAAGCTGCGCAAGGCGCTGGCTGACCCTGCCCATGATCGGCATCGGCTGCGGTTGTTGATCAAGCGTGCACGCTATGGCGATGAGGCCTATCCGCAACTTGAGCATGCCGGAAAAAAACTGCAAGGCTTGTTGAAAAAGGCTCAGGGTGATCTGGGTACGTGGCATGACCGTCTGCAATGGTTGCTGCAGGCCCGCGAGCATGCCGAGCTGGCCGCATGCACACTCGACTGGGAGCAGCAGCTGCATGAGGCCGAAGGCAAATCCGATGTCACGCTGGATGCCTTGCAGGCAGCGTTGAAGCAGCGATAG
- a CDS encoding acyl-CoA thioesterase, with product MNFTQLLDAVRANPQSVSVPASWAQGRAAFGGLMAAMVYEAMRLKLADDRPVRSLAISFVAPAAADVPIRFEVEVLREGKAVSTLLGRAVQDGQVVTLVQGNFGAGRPSVVDVPAQPAFAMKPLAQAGPELPYIKGLTPEFMRHIALRWAVGGLPFSGNDSRHMGGWVRLRDIADEPLNVSHLLALVDAWPPSLLPYLKQPAAGSTLTWTIEFIQPTPTLSTLDWCRYCVETEHARDGYGHAAAALWSAEGELLALSRQTVTVFA from the coding sequence ATGAATTTCACCCAATTGCTCGACGCCGTTCGAGCCAATCCTCAATCGGTTTCGGTGCCTGCTTCGTGGGCCCAGGGCCGCGCAGCCTTCGGTGGATTGATGGCCGCCATGGTCTACGAGGCGATGCGCCTGAAACTGGCCGATGACCGCCCGGTGCGTTCCTTGGCCATCAGCTTCGTCGCTCCTGCGGCGGCGGATGTGCCTATTCGTTTCGAAGTCGAAGTGCTGCGTGAGGGCAAGGCAGTCAGTACCTTGCTCGGCCGTGCGGTGCAGGACGGGCAGGTCGTAACGCTGGTGCAGGGCAATTTCGGTGCTGGCCGCCCCTCGGTGGTGGACGTCCCGGCGCAGCCTGCTTTCGCCATGAAACCGTTGGCGCAAGCCGGCCCTGAGCTTCCCTATATCAAAGGGCTGACACCGGAGTTCATGCGCCATATAGCCCTGCGTTGGGCCGTGGGTGGGCTGCCGTTCAGTGGCAACGATTCACGGCATATGGGCGGTTGGGTGAGGCTGCGGGACATCGCTGACGAGCCGCTGAACGTGTCTCACCTGCTGGCCCTGGTCGACGCCTGGCCGCCTAGCCTGTTGCCTTACCTGAAGCAACCGGCAGCGGGTAGTACGCTGACCTGGACCATCGAATTCATCCAGCCAACGCCCACGCTCTCGACACTGGACTGGTGCCGCTATTGCGTCGAGACCGAGCACGCGCGTGATGGTTATGGGCATGCCGCAGCGGCCCTGTGGTCGGCAGAAGGCGAGCTACTGGCGTTGAGCCGGCAGACGGTCACGGTTTTTGCGTAG
- a CDS encoding Mpo1-like protein translates to MSKRLPNLPAWQWRGYHHNHRHPANLVLHLIAVPLFVLGALLMLSGLFALDLGQIAVGVICVIAGLGLQRQGHRLEAEQPEPFANRKDAVQRLLTEQFITFPRFVLSGAWWRAWRERHKHRH, encoded by the coding sequence ATGAGCAAACGCCTGCCCAACCTGCCCGCCTGGCAATGGCGTGGCTATCACCATAATCATCGCCACCCGGCCAACCTGGTGCTGCACTTGATCGCCGTGCCGCTGTTCGTTCTCGGCGCGCTGCTGATGCTGTCCGGCCTGTTCGCCCTGGACCTGGGTCAGATTGCCGTGGGCGTCATTTGCGTGATTGCAGGCCTGGGCCTGCAGCGCCAGGGGCATCGCCTGGAGGCCGAGCAACCCGAGCCGTTCGCCAACCGCAAGGACGCTGTGCAGCGCTTGCTGACCGAACAGTTCATCACCTTCCCACGCTTTGTGCTGAGCGGCGCTTGGTGGCGCGCCTGGCGCGAACGGCACAAGCACCGCCACTGA
- a CDS encoding methyl-accepting chemotaxis protein, whose amino-acid sequence MGAWLSNVSLKYKFWAVNAVAFVTTLLLVLYAVHLEQRARADAAQAQAAAQAQLLSAWPAGQALPRQANVISWLPGQTPSFAGEPLEALRNAQGWVDLPAAWLLGDNPLRGAQVLHNGDQQVAVLAQSPSVRQVFIDRFTNYAVCVLILMLAMLGASQLLIRFLLSQLNTLKDVMLHVEKTGDLSARVPLACGDEVGQMAGAFNAMQATYHRVVSTVALTAAQLDSGAARLAASMNDVRHGMLGQQSETDQAATAINEMSATVHHIAQHAGATRDLSQTADTLAGSGQEVVSRVQDSISGLSSGVQQTAEMIRQLAEDSQKINGVVGVIHSIAEQTNLLALNAAIEAARAGDLGRGFAVVADEVRNLAKRVQTSTDEITTMVSALQSGTRDAVEFMQESSYKADDCVRQAQAAGEALAEITGAVAQMRESNTQIAVAAEQQSQVAEEMNRAVVSIRDVTEHTVQQTVGSATTSNELATLAGELNKAIGQLKL is encoded by the coding sequence ATGGGTGCCTGGCTTAGCAATGTTTCCCTGAAGTACAAATTTTGGGCCGTCAATGCGGTGGCCTTTGTCACGACCCTCTTGCTGGTGCTCTACGCCGTGCATCTTGAGCAGCGCGCCCGCGCGGACGCCGCTCAAGCCCAGGCCGCGGCACAGGCCCAGTTGTTGTCAGCCTGGCCCGCCGGGCAAGCACTGCCCCGGCAAGCCAATGTCATCAGCTGGTTGCCCGGCCAGACACCAAGCTTTGCCGGCGAACCGCTCGAAGCCCTGCGCAACGCCCAGGGCTGGGTCGATCTGCCCGCCGCATGGCTGCTGGGCGATAACCCGCTGCGCGGCGCCCAGGTGCTGCACAACGGCGACCAGCAGGTGGCCGTGCTGGCCCAGTCACCGAGCGTGCGTCAGGTGTTCATCGACCGCTTCACCAACTATGCCGTCTGTGTGCTGATACTGATGCTGGCCATGCTCGGCGCCTCGCAGTTGCTGATCCGCTTTCTGCTCAGCCAGCTCAACACCCTCAAAGACGTCATGCTGCACGTGGAGAAGACCGGCGATTTGTCGGCGCGCGTCCCCCTGGCGTGTGGCGACGAAGTCGGCCAGATGGCGGGCGCCTTCAACGCCATGCAGGCCACCTACCACCGCGTGGTCAGCACCGTGGCCCTCACCGCCGCGCAACTCGACTCCGGCGCCGCGCGCCTGGCGGCGAGCATGAACGACGTACGCCACGGCATGCTCGGCCAGCAGAGCGAGACCGACCAGGCCGCCACCGCCATCAACGAGATGTCCGCCACTGTGCACCACATCGCCCAGCATGCCGGTGCCACTCGCGATCTGTCGCAGACCGCAGATACCCTCGCTGGCAGTGGCCAGGAGGTGGTCAGCCGCGTTCAAGATTCGATTTCCGGGCTGTCCAGCGGCGTGCAACAGACCGCCGAGATGATTCGCCAACTGGCCGAGGACAGCCAGAAAATCAATGGCGTGGTCGGGGTGATTCACAGCATTGCCGAACAAACCAACTTGCTGGCACTCAATGCTGCCATCGAGGCAGCCCGTGCCGGTGATCTTGGCCGTGGCTTCGCGGTGGTCGCCGACGAGGTACGCAACCTGGCAAAGCGCGTGCAGACCTCCACTGACGAGATCACCACCATGGTCTCTGCGCTTCAATCCGGCACCCGCGATGCGGTTGAGTTCATGCAGGAGAGCTCGTACAAAGCCGACGATTGCGTCAGGCAGGCCCAGGCCGCTGGCGAGGCGCTGGCCGAGATTACCGGTGCGGTCGCGCAGATGCGCGAAAGCAACACCCAGATCGCCGTGGCGGCCGAGCAACAGAGCCAGGTGGCCGAAGAAATGAACCGGGCCGTGGTCAGCATCCGCGATGTCACCGAACACACCGTGCAACAGACCGTTGGTTCGGCCACCACCAGCAACGAACTGGCGACCCTGGCCGGCGAGCTGAACAAGGCGATTGGCCAGCTCAAGCTATAG
- a CDS encoding TatD family hydrolase, protein MQLIDIGVNLTNSSFHDQQAAIVERAIEAGVAQMILTGTSLAVSEQALELCQQLDAAAEHLFATAGVHPHDAKSWDAGSERQLRQLLNEQRVRAVGECGLDFNRDFSPRPLQEKALEAQLALAAELGLPVFLHERDASERLLAILKDYRDHLTGAVVHCFTGEREALFAYLDLDLHIGITGWICDERRGTHLHPLVGNIPEGRLMLESDAPYLLPRSLRPKPKNGRNEPAFLPQVLREVALHRGESVEHTAAHTTAAARAFFRLGQAAPCSDFS, encoded by the coding sequence ATGCAACTGATCGATATCGGCGTCAACCTGACCAACAGCAGTTTCCACGACCAACAGGCCGCCATCGTCGAGCGCGCCATCGAAGCCGGCGTGGCACAGATGATCCTGACCGGTACCAGCCTTGCGGTCAGCGAGCAGGCACTGGAGCTGTGCCAGCAGTTGGACGCGGCCGCCGAACACCTGTTCGCCACCGCTGGCGTACACCCCCACGATGCCAAGTCTTGGGACGCCGGCAGCGAGCGACAACTGCGTCAGTTGCTGAATGAGCAACGCGTGCGTGCAGTCGGTGAGTGCGGCCTGGACTTCAACCGTGACTTCTCCCCTCGCCCACTACAGGAAAAGGCCCTGGAGGCCCAACTGGCGCTGGCAGCCGAACTGGGCTTGCCGGTGTTTCTGCACGAACGCGACGCCAGCGAGCGATTGCTGGCCATCCTCAAGGATTATCGGGACCACTTGACCGGCGCCGTGGTGCATTGCTTTACCGGCGAACGCGAAGCACTGTTCGCGTATCTGGACCTGGACCTGCACATTGGCATTACCGGCTGGATTTGTGACGAACGCCGTGGCACGCACCTGCACCCCCTGGTCGGCAACATCCCTGAGGGACGCCTGATGCTGGAGAGCGATGCGCCGTACCTGCTGCCGCGCAGCCTGAGGCCCAAGCCGAAAAACGGCCGTAACGAGCCGGCGTTTCTGCCCCAGGTGCTAAGGGAGGTGGCGCTACACCGAGGCGAGTCCGTGGAACACACGGCAGCCCATACAACCGCAGCGGCACGGGCATTCTTTCGGCTTGGCCAAGCCGCTCCATGCTCTGATTTTTCTTGA
- a CDS encoding transglycosylase SLT domain-containing protein — protein sequence MLRYLLTFLLMLGLTSAGAAHARLPGPQQNIPPSKLRDLQQIRASKVLRVLVNQSRNSSGEVKGEPVGIEYYRLRALEHYLNARAADGQQIQLKLIPRAKEQLLGALQRGEGDLAAPGELLDPVVVRGVSSSAPVLDQVPLLLVGRKGERSFSHVEQLSGRTVALTSASAAGPLIQQVNQQLALRKRAPIKVEWVDSTLAVEDVLEMVQAGIYHLTVVERPIAQRWARVMPRLRLDTRVHLGAPQAMRWYVGRDAPQLLATVDRFLQGYRAPDNQDAAFERIYRRQYRVHNPLASKDRQRLSAVRAVLQKHGQAQQIDWLNLAALGFKESTLNPSARGTGGAHGLMQITPSAAQRVGVSNTATVDGNVQASARYLALIRRKFFASPQINERERMAFVLAAYNLGPERVQAMRAEARRRGLNGNQWFFQTERIAMEQVGMGPVNFVNSVNKYFLAFNRERAVLERVAKR from the coding sequence ATGCTGCGATACCTGCTGACCTTCCTGCTGATGCTTGGGCTGACCTCTGCCGGTGCCGCCCACGCACGCCTGCCAGGGCCGCAGCAGAATATCCCGCCCAGCAAGTTGCGTGACCTGCAGCAGATTCGTGCGAGCAAAGTGTTGCGGGTGTTGGTCAATCAAAGCCGCAACAGCTCTGGCGAGGTCAAGGGCGAGCCCGTCGGCATCGAATACTACCGCCTGCGTGCGCTTGAGCATTACCTGAATGCGCGCGCCGCTGACGGGCAGCAGATCCAGCTGAAACTCATCCCTCGGGCCAAGGAGCAGTTGCTCGGTGCCTTGCAGCGCGGCGAGGGTGATCTGGCTGCGCCAGGCGAACTGCTCGACCCTGTGGTGGTGCGGGGCGTCAGCAGCAGCGCGCCGGTGCTGGACCAGGTGCCGTTGTTGCTGGTCGGGCGCAAAGGCGAGCGCAGCTTCAGCCATGTCGAGCAGTTGTCCGGCCGTACAGTGGCCCTGACCAGCGCCAGTGCTGCGGGCCCTTTGATCCAGCAGGTGAACCAGCAGCTGGCACTGCGCAAGCGTGCGCCGATCAAGGTGGAGTGGGTGGACTCCACCCTGGCAGTGGAGGATGTGCTGGAGATGGTCCAGGCCGGCATCTACCACCTGACGGTGGTAGAGCGCCCGATTGCCCAGCGATGGGCCAGGGTCATGCCGCGTCTGCGCCTGGACACGCGTGTGCACCTGGGTGCGCCGCAAGCCATGCGCTGGTATGTGGGGCGCGACGCGCCGCAGTTGCTGGCCACCGTCGATCGCTTTCTTCAGGGCTATCGCGCGCCAGATAACCAGGATGCCGCGTTCGAGCGTATCTACCGCCGCCAGTACCGTGTGCACAACCCCTTGGCCAGCAAGGATCGCCAGCGCCTGAGTGCGGTGCGTGCGGTACTGCAGAAGCATGGCCAGGCTCAGCAGATCGACTGGCTCAATCTGGCCGCGCTGGGCTTCAAGGAATCGACACTCAACCCTTCGGCACGCGGCACCGGTGGTGCCCATGGCCTGATGCAGATCACGCCATCGGCCGCCCAGCGGGTAGGGGTGAGCAATACCGCCACGGTTGACGGCAATGTCCAGGCCAGTGCCCGCTACCTGGCGTTGATCCGGCGCAAGTTCTTCGCCAGCCCCCAGATCAACGAGCGAGAGCGCATGGCGTTCGTGCTGGCGGCCTACAACCTGGGGCCCGAGCGCGTCCAGGCCATGCGTGCCGAAGCGCGCCGGCGTGGGCTCAACGGCAACCAGTGGTTCTTCCAGACCGAGCGCATTGCGATGGAGCAGGTGGGCATGGGGCCGGTCAATTTCGTTAACAGTGTCAACAAGTACTTCCTGGCGTTCAATCGTGAACGTGCGGTGCTGGAGCGGGTAGCCAAGCGCTGA
- a CDS encoding DoxX family protein codes for MNTTTLNAVIATRAGAGLSVIRILVGLIFMAHGAQKLFGLFGGYGLEGTGQWMESIGLAPGYLMALLSGSAEFFGGLALVIGLLARPAALALSVTLVVAIFSVHIGNGLFMSNNGYEFALALLAGTLAVMIEGAGRFSLDRLIAR; via the coding sequence ATGAACACCACCACCCTCAACGCAGTAATCGCTACCCGTGCAGGCGCTGGCCTCAGCGTGATCCGTATCCTGGTCGGCCTCATCTTCATGGCGCATGGCGCGCAGAAGCTGTTCGGCCTGTTTGGCGGCTATGGCCTGGAGGGCACCGGCCAGTGGATGGAAAGCATCGGGCTGGCACCGGGTTACCTGATGGCCTTGCTGTCCGGCAGTGCCGAGTTCTTCGGCGGACTGGCCCTGGTGATCGGACTGCTGGCTCGCCCGGCCGCCCTGGCACTGTCGGTGACCTTGGTGGTGGCGATCTTCTCGGTGCACATCGGCAATGGCCTGTTCATGTCCAACAATGGCTATGAGTTTGCCTTGGCCCTGCTGGCCGGCACCCTGGCCGTGATGATCGAAGGTGCGGGCCGCTTCTCCCTCGACCGCCTGATCGCCCGCTGA
- the greB gene encoding transcription elongation factor GreB — translation MATNLITEAGYQSLKDELDWLWREERPEITRKVTWAASLGDRSENADYQYNKKRLREIDRRVRYLRKRIEDLRVVPYSPTQEGKIFFGAWVTIVNEADESKKFRIVGGDEIYDRNDFISIDSPMARACIGKAVGDEIVVRTPTGDAFWEITAIEYSAVEDTPRFSKP, via the coding sequence ATGGCTACTAATCTGATTACTGAAGCTGGCTATCAATCCTTGAAAGATGAGCTGGATTGGCTGTGGCGTGAAGAGCGACCGGAGATTACTAGAAAAGTAACCTGGGCGGCGTCTTTGGGCGACCGAAGTGAAAATGCGGACTATCAGTACAACAAAAAAAGGCTAAGGGAAATAGATCGCCGTGTACGGTACCTCCGCAAGCGGATCGAAGACCTTCGTGTCGTGCCTTACTCCCCCACTCAAGAAGGTAAGATTTTCTTTGGGGCCTGGGTAACTATTGTCAACGAGGCAGATGAGAGCAAGAAATTCCGCATTGTAGGCGGCGATGAAATTTACGATAGAAACGATTTTATTTCTATCGACTCACCCATGGCACGTGCGTGCATTGGCAAGGCAGTAGGGGATGAGATTGTGGTACGTACGCCAACGGGCGATGCCTTTTGGGAAATCACCGCAATTGAATACAGTGCGGTGGAAGACACCCCCCGATTCTCAAAACCCTGA
- a CDS encoding helix-turn-helix domain-containing protein: MNQIDYEAIGERLRAFRIGRQLNADQVAEKLGISRAAVYRLELGKIVKLETLERLAELLKVSLTSLLGSDTEYFDNALGYFERMRQLEARSSSIISYFDPFSYLLTTPGYSELFKTMLYEARPQGFSAAQAAMEDQILSILDERKSTFSRQKFQVKSIVSLRQIERYLHIGLVGRLDLPPSVRMERALLARREIENLISVVDSNSDHPNIYLIDEALPSATFQIFEQPTTRYVAVSPYRLGELPNLHVGIASVTSSAQAVDMYKSMSTDLLSRAYSGRDATQKLQQLLAKL; encoded by the coding sequence GTGAACCAGATTGATTACGAAGCGATCGGCGAGCGTCTTCGGGCATTTCGAATAGGCCGCCAGCTGAACGCCGATCAGGTCGCAGAGAAGCTCGGCATCTCGCGTGCCGCCGTCTACCGTCTTGAGCTCGGCAAAATCGTAAAGCTCGAAACGCTGGAACGCTTGGCAGAACTGTTGAAAGTGTCGCTAACCAGCCTGCTTGGCTCTGACACGGAATACTTCGACAATGCGTTGGGGTACTTCGAGCGCATGCGGCAGCTTGAAGCCAGGTCCAGCAGTATCATCTCCTACTTCGACCCGTTCTCGTACCTGCTGACAACGCCGGGGTATTCTGAGCTGTTCAAAACGATGCTCTACGAAGCCAGGCCTCAGGGTTTCAGTGCTGCGCAAGCGGCAATGGAGGACCAGATACTGAGTATTCTCGACGAACGGAAATCCACCTTTTCCCGACAAAAATTCCAAGTAAAGTCCATCGTCAGCTTGCGCCAGATCGAACGCTATCTGCACATTGGTTTGGTAGGCCGTTTGGATTTGCCGCCTAGCGTGCGAATGGAGCGAGCGCTGCTGGCACGACGAGAAATCGAGAACCTGATCAGTGTTGTGGATTCGAACAGCGATCATCCAAATATTTATCTGATCGATGAAGCACTGCCCAGCGCCACATTCCAGATCTTCGAACAGCCCACCACGCGCTACGTGGCGGTCAGTCCCTACCGCCTAGGCGAACTGCCTAATCTCCATGTGGGCATTGCCAGCGTGACCTCCTCGGCTCAAGCGGTAGACATGTACAAATCGATGTCCACCGATTTGCTGAGCCGCGCCTACTCAGGGCGTGATGCCACACAAAAACTTCAGCAACTGCTGGCAAAGCTGTGA